In Synechococcus sp. CB0101, a genomic segment contains:
- a CDS encoding 2-isopropylmalate synthase has translation MARDPGRVLIFDTTLRDGEQSPGASLNLEEKLAIAQQLARLGVDIIEAGFPFASPGDFNAVQRIAATVGTADGPVICGLARAAKGDIKACAEAVAPAVNKRIHTFIATSDIHLEHKLRKSRAEVLQIAGEMVAYARSLVDDVEFSCEDAGRSDPEFMYQVIEAAIAAGATTINIPDTVGYATPTEFGALIDGINRHVPNIDQAVISVHGHNDLGLAVANFLEAVKNGARQLECTINGIGERAGNASLEELVMALHVRRSYYNPFLGRPADSTEPLTGVRTEEIYKTSRLVSNLTGMAVQPNKAIVGANAFAHESGIHQDGVLKNRLTYEIIDARTIGLADNRISLGKLSGRSAFRARLEELGYTLERDDLDDAFARFKELADRKREISDRDLEAIVSEQVQQQDEARYSLKLVQVSTGTNLQPTATVTLVNGDGAELTEAAIGTGPVDAVCQALNQLARVPNELVEFSVKSVTEGIDAMGEVTIRLRADGVLYSGHAADTDIVVAAAQAFVNALNRLVAGTQRSPLHPQKAPLPVGDLAPAERPRL, from the coding sequence ATGGCCCGCGATCCCGGCCGGGTATTGATTTTCGATACCACCCTGCGTGATGGGGAGCAGTCCCCTGGCGCCAGCCTCAACCTGGAGGAAAAGCTGGCGATCGCGCAGCAGCTGGCTCGCCTGGGCGTCGACATCATCGAGGCCGGTTTTCCCTTTGCCAGCCCCGGCGATTTCAATGCCGTGCAGCGCATTGCCGCCACGGTGGGCACGGCTGATGGGCCGGTGATCTGCGGTTTGGCCCGGGCGGCCAAGGGCGACATCAAGGCCTGCGCTGAAGCGGTGGCTCCGGCGGTCAACAAGCGCATCCACACCTTCATCGCCACCAGCGACATTCATCTGGAGCACAAGCTGCGCAAGAGCCGCGCCGAGGTGCTGCAGATCGCCGGCGAGATGGTGGCCTATGCCCGCTCCCTCGTCGACGACGTGGAGTTCTCCTGCGAGGACGCCGGCCGCTCCGATCCGGAGTTCATGTATCAGGTGATCGAGGCCGCCATTGCCGCTGGCGCCACCACGATCAACATCCCCGACACGGTGGGTTACGCCACCCCGACGGAATTTGGTGCCCTGATCGATGGCATCAACCGCCATGTGCCCAACATCGATCAAGCCGTGATCTCCGTGCACGGCCACAACGATCTGGGCCTGGCTGTCGCCAATTTTCTCGAGGCGGTGAAGAACGGCGCTCGCCAGCTCGAGTGCACGATCAATGGCATCGGCGAACGCGCCGGTAACGCCTCCCTCGAGGAGTTGGTGATGGCGCTGCACGTGCGCCGCAGCTACTACAACCCCTTCCTGGGCCGCCCTGCAGACAGCACCGAGCCCCTGACGGGGGTGCGCACCGAGGAGATCTACAAAACCTCACGCCTGGTGAGCAATCTCACCGGCATGGCGGTGCAGCCCAACAAGGCGATCGTGGGCGCCAATGCCTTCGCCCATGAGAGCGGCATCCACCAAGACGGTGTTCTGAAGAACCGCCTCACCTACGAAATCATCGATGCGCGCACCATCGGCTTGGCCGATAACCGCATCTCCCTCGGCAAGTTGAGTGGCCGCAGCGCCTTCCGCGCTCGCCTGGAGGAACTCGGCTACACCCTCGAGCGCGACGATCTCGACGATGCCTTCGCCCGCTTCAAGGAGCTGGCCGATCGCAAGCGTGAGATCAGTGATCGCGATCTCGAAGCGATCGTGAGCGAGCAGGTGCAGCAGCAGGATGAAGCGCGCTACAGCCTCAAGCTGGTGCAGGTGAGCACCGGCACCAACCTGCAGCCCACCGCCACGGTCACCTTGGTGAATGGTGATGGTGCTGAGCTCACCGAAGCTGCCATCGGCACTGGCCCTGTGGATGCGGTGTGCCAGGCCCTCAATCAGCTGGCACGGGTGCCGAATGAGCTGGTGGAGTTTTCGGTGAAGTCGGTCACTGAGGGCATCGATGCCATGGGTGAGGTGACCATCCGCCTGCGGGCTGATGGCGTGCTCTACTCCGGCCATGCCGCCGACACCGACATCGTGGTGGCTGCAGCTCAGGCGTTTGTGAATGCGCTGAATCGCCTGGTGGCTGGCACGCAACGCTCGCCGTTGCACCCCCAGAAGGCTCCTCTGCCGGTGGGTGATCTCGCCCCGGCTGAGCGTCCGCGCCTCTGA